In a genomic window of Scheffersomyces stipitis CBS 6054 chromosome 4, complete sequence:
- the SPS21 gene encoding short-chain dehydrogenase, 2,4- dienoyl-CoA reductase (go_function oxidoreductase activity~go_process metabolism), whose amino-acid sequence MSPYLRQTSIAGKVALITGGTKNLGGETARELASLGANVFLHYNSNPEGAKAFQTELKTSYPKVQVEIYQGSLAKAEDLTKLFEAAKNAFPQGVDIAINNVGKAVKKPLVTVSEEEFDELDSINHKVAFFFLKEAAKNVNDNGRIVSIVSSLLAAYIPNYSAYQGTKAGVEFYSRALSKELQSRGITVNSVAPGPMDTPFLHKIEPKEVVGHLKSVALGGRLTEVPDIVPIVRFLVGEGAWITGQTIFASGGFTTR is encoded by the coding sequence ATGTCCCCTTACTTAAGACAAACTAGCATCGCCGGCAAGGTTGCCCTCATTACTGGTGGTaccaagaacttgggtGGTGAAACCGCCAGAGAATTGGCCTCCCTCGGTGCCAACGTTTTTTTGCACTACAACTCTAACCCAGAAGGAGCCAAGGCTTTTCAAACTGAATTGAAGACCTCCTACCCTAAGGTTCAGGTTGAGATCTACCAAGGCAGTTTGGCTAAGGCAGAagacttgaccaagttATTCGAAGCTGCCAAGAATGCTTTCCCACAGGGTGTTGACATCGCCATCAACAACGTTGGTAAGGCCGTCAAGAAGCCACTTGTCACAGtctcagaagaagaattcgaCGAATTGGACAGCATCAACCATAAggttgccttcttcttcttgaaggaagctGCCAAGAACGTGAATGACAACGGTAGAATCGTGTCCATCGTCTCATCCTTGTTGGCTGCCTACATTCCAAACTACTCTGCCTACCAAGGTACAAAGGCCGGTGTTGAATTCTACTCCAGAGCTTTGTCCAAGGAATTGCAGTCCAGAGGTATCACCGTCAACAGTGTTGCACCAGGTCCAATGGACACTCCATTCTTGCACAAGATCGAACCAAAGGAAGTCGTTGGTCACTTGAAATCCGTTGCCCTCGGTGGAAGATTGACCGAAGTCCCAGACATTGTGCCAATCGTCAGATTCTTGGTTGGCGAAGGTGCCTGGATCACTGGACAAACCATCTTCGCTTCCGGTGGTTTCACCACCCGTTAA